One Pseudomonas abieticivorans genomic region harbors:
- a CDS encoding L-serine ammonia-lyase, whose amino-acid sequence MSLSVFDLFKIGIGPSSSHTVGPMRAAARFVEGLKRDGLLTSTASVKVELYGSLGATGKGHGSDKAVLLGLEGEHPDTVDTASVNERLQAIRGSGQINLLGEHAIAFIEKQHLAMIRKPLAYHPNGMIFRALDAAGLQIRSREYYSVGGGFVVDEDAAGADRIVEDSTVLPFPFKSAKALLAHCTEQHLSISQVMLANEGAWRPEAETRSGLLKIWQVMQDCVEAGCRNEGILPGGLKVKRRAAALHRQLCQHPEAALRDALSVLDWVNLYALAVNEENASGGRVVTAPTNGAAGIVPAVLHYYMRFIPGASEDGVVRFMLTAAAIGILYKENASISGAEVGCQGEVGVACSMAAGALCEVLGGSVQQVENAAEIGMEHNLGLTCDPIGGLVQVPCIERNAMGSVKAINAVRMALRGDGQHFVSLDKVIRTMRQTGADMKSKYKETARGGLAVNIIEC is encoded by the coding sequence ATGTCCCTCAGCGTTTTCGACCTGTTCAAGATCGGTATCGGCCCCTCCAGCTCCCACACGGTAGGGCCGATGCGCGCAGCTGCACGCTTTGTCGAAGGGCTCAAGCGCGATGGGCTGTTAACCAGCACCGCCAGCGTCAAGGTGGAGCTTTACGGCTCGCTGGGTGCCACCGGCAAAGGCCACGGCAGCGACAAGGCCGTGTTGCTGGGCCTGGAAGGCGAACACCCGGACACCGTCGACACGGCCTCGGTCAACGAGCGCCTGCAGGCGATTCGCGGCAGCGGGCAGATCAACCTGCTGGGCGAGCACGCCATCGCCTTCATCGAAAAGCAGCATTTGGCGATGATCCGCAAACCGCTGGCCTACCACCCCAACGGCATGATTTTTCGCGCCCTGGACGCCGCCGGCCTGCAAATCCGCAGCCGCGAGTATTACTCGGTGGGTGGCGGCTTCGTGGTGGATGAAGATGCCGCCGGCGCCGACCGCATTGTCGAGGACAGCACGGTGCTGCCCTTCCCGTTCAAAAGCGCCAAGGCGTTGCTGGCCCACTGCACCGAGCAGCACTTGTCGATCAGCCAGGTGATGCTGGCCAACGAAGGCGCCTGGCGCCCCGAAGCCGAAACCCGCAGTGGCCTGCTGAAAATCTGGCAGGTGATGCAGGACTGCGTCGAAGCCGGTTGCCGCAACGAAGGCATCCTGCCCGGCGGCCTGAAGGTCAAGCGCCGTGCGGCCGCCCTGCATCGGCAACTGTGCCAGCACCCGGAGGCCGCCTTGCGCGATGCGCTGTCGGTGCTCGATTGGGTCAACCTGTACGCCCTGGCCGTGAACGAGGAAAACGCCTCGGGCGGGCGGGTGGTCACGGCGCCCACCAACGGTGCCGCTGGCATCGTGCCGGCGGTGCTTCACTACTACATGCGCTTTATACCCGGCGCCAGTGAAGACGGCGTGGTGCGGTTCATGCTGACGGCCGCTGCCATCGGCATTCTGTACAAGGAAAACGCCTCCATCTCGGGTGCCGAGGTCGGCTGCCAGGGTGAAGTCGGCGTGGCCTGTTCCATGGCGGCCGGCGCCTTGTGCGAGGTGTTGGGCGGCAGCGTGCAACAGGTCGAGAACGCCGCCGAGATCGGCATGGAGCACAACCTGGGGCTGACCTGCGACCCCATCGGCGGCCTGGTGCAGGTGCCCTGCATCGAACGCAACGCCATGGGTTCGGTAAAAGCCATCAACGCGGTGCGCATGGCCCTGCGTGGCGACGGCCAGCACTTCGTCTCGCTGGACAAGGTGATCCGCACCATGCGCCAGACCGGCGCCGACATGAAAAGCAAATACAAGGAGACCGCCCGCGGCGGTCTGGCCGTCAACATCATCGAATGTTGA
- the gcvT gene encoding glycine cleavage system aminomethyltransferase GcvT, with protein sequence MSTETLQHTPLHALHLELGARMVPFAGFDMPVQYPLGVMKEHLHTRELAGLFDVSHMGQIRLVGSDAAAALETLVPVDIIDLPVGMQRYAMFTNAHGGILDDLMVANLGNDELFLVVNAACKDQDLAHLKAHLGERCRVEPLFEERALLALQGPAAVTVLARLAPHVAQMTFMQFAPVQLLGVDCYVSRSGYTGEDGFEISVPAAHAEALARALLAEPEVAAIGLGARDSLRLEAGLCLYGHDMNEHTTPIEASLLWAVSKARRADGARAGGFPGAAQVFAQQQQGVARKRVGLLPQERTPVREGAEIVDEAGTVIGTVCSGGFGPTLAAPVAMGYVDAAHIAIDTPVWAIVRGKKVAMKVSKMPFVAQRYYRG encoded by the coding sequence ATGTCCACTGAAACCCTGCAACACACCCCGCTGCACGCCCTGCACCTGGAACTGGGCGCGCGCATGGTGCCCTTCGCCGGCTTCGACATGCCCGTGCAATACCCGCTGGGCGTGATGAAGGAACACCTGCACACTCGCGAACTGGCAGGCCTGTTCGACGTGTCGCACATGGGTCAGATTCGCCTGGTGGGCAGCGATGCCGCCGCAGCCCTGGAAACCCTGGTGCCGGTCGACATCATCGACCTGCCGGTGGGCATGCAGCGCTACGCCATGTTCACTAACGCGCACGGCGGCATCCTCGACGACTTGATGGTTGCCAACCTGGGCAACGACGAACTGTTCCTGGTGGTCAACGCCGCCTGCAAGGACCAGGACCTGGCGCACCTCAAGGCGCACCTGGGCGAGCGTTGCCGCGTCGAGCCGCTGTTCGAGGAGCGCGCCCTGCTGGCCCTGCAAGGCCCGGCCGCCGTCACGGTACTGGCGCGCCTGGCACCGCACGTTGCCCAGATGACCTTCATGCAGTTCGCCCCCGTGCAGTTGCTGGGCGTGGACTGCTACGTGAGCCGCTCGGGCTACACCGGCGAAGATGGTTTTGAAATCTCGGTGCCTGCGGCCCACGCCGAGGCCTTGGCCCGCGCACTGCTGGCCGAGCCTGAAGTCGCGGCCATCGGCCTCGGCGCACGGGACTCCCTGCGCCTGGAAGCGGGCCTGTGCCTGTACGGCCACGACATGAACGAACACACCACGCCAATCGAGGCCAGCCTGCTGTGGGCGGTCTCCAAGGCACGCCGCGCCGATGGTGCGCGTGCCGGCGGCTTCCCGGGTGCCGCCCAGGTCTTTGCCCAACAACAGCAGGGCGTGGCGCGCAAGCGGGTTGGTTTGTTGCCTCAAGAACGTACGCCAGTGCGCGAAGGCGCCGAAATCGTCGACGAGGCCGGCACCGTCATCGGCACCGTCTGCAGCGGCGGCTTCGGCCCGACACTCGCAGCCCCGGTGGCCATGGGTTATGTCGATGCGGCGCATATCGCGATCGATACGCCAGTGTGGGCCATCGTTCGCGGCAAGAAAGTTGCCATGAAAGTCAGCAAGATGCCGTTCGTAGCACAGCGCTACTATCGCGGCTGA
- a CDS encoding cold-shock protein gives MAERQSGTVKWFNDEKGFGFITPESGPDLFVHFRAIQGNGFKSLKEGQKVTFVSVQGQKGLQADEVQAEG, from the coding sequence ATGGCTGAACGTCAGAGCGGTACCGTCAAGTGGTTTAACGACGAGAAAGGTTTTGGTTTTATCACTCCAGAAAGCGGTCCGGATCTGTTCGTACATTTCCGCGCTATCCAGGGTAACGGCTTCAAGAGCCTGAAAGAAGGCCAGAAAGTGACCTTCGTTTCCGTGCAAGGCCAGAAGGGCCTGCAGGCTGACGAAGTTCAAGCCGAAGGCTGA
- a CDS encoding RDD family protein — MPKQMLRPQGDFPAAGLGRRLAAMFYDFWLCLALLMVTTLVYKLIMMAFIGEARLRALSEAGKLDGDPFLSTLLLFVLFGFFAKFWTHAGQTLGMQVWGIRVQNADGSAINLWQALLRFVVSIGSWLCVGAGFWWVLVDERKRSWHDRYSETQVVRLPKKKT, encoded by the coding sequence ATGCCCAAGCAAATGCTGCGCCCCCAGGGCGACTTCCCCGCTGCCGGGCTCGGTCGCCGGTTGGCGGCCATGTTCTATGACTTTTGGCTGTGCCTGGCGCTGCTCATGGTGACCACGCTGGTGTACAAGCTGATCATGATGGCGTTTATCGGCGAAGCACGCCTGCGCGCCCTGTCCGAGGCTGGCAAGCTGGACGGCGATCCCTTCCTGTCCACGTTGCTGCTATTTGTGCTGTTCGGCTTTTTCGCCAAGTTCTGGACCCATGCCGGGCAGACCCTGGGTATGCAGGTATGGGGCATACGCGTGCAAAATGCCGATGGCAGCGCGATCAACCTGTGGCAGGCCTTGTTGCGCTTCGTGGTATCGATCGGCTCGTGGCTGTGCGTTGGCGCAGGCTTTTGGTGGGTGCTGGTGGACGAGCGCAAACGCAGTTGGCACGACCGCTACTCCGAGACCCAGGTGGTGCGCCTGCCGAAGAAGAAAACCTGA